One window of bacterium genomic DNA carries:
- a CDS encoding T9SS type A sorting domain-containing protein, with product MNRFLSSTRFTLLLLTLIFCLLGTNAYAQLWTREYDLGAMDFPTCIRSLPDGGFIVSGFSYIQISLDYDYYAWLARLNSNGDTLWTRRYQVGDSAGYFKSVVTMPGGGYLAAGGTGNYDGLEWIGENQNRKNWFVRVNEIGDTLWTRKYGTNFWNRVNDLVVAADSSIYACGGSVIMQMADIYHVEPAAMRISASGDSLWMNIYPEQIGSEGFRIDDIPGGGFVIGGNHTFVNYFSGYIDKDMLMMIIDTAGTGRDIDYYSRVPPLTIVPYEDGFGALAASDTTLFCYGYTAFSWQNTGHPWLIRMNATMTQPLMDTTYGGTAFESFRDMIEVEDGFVFTGQTDSLPQQGHVWLYKIDRNGNPIWYRVFGQSSPFPGSRLTRTQNNGFVILTGTNANLQLICVDSVGTVAVPETPTNELPNQIALLSSYPNPFNAAITVRVNLAASSSVSLELYNIAGQCLQAIHQGNLATGSHSFRLDGKSLPSGVYFLVLHTNNQCVTQKIALIR from the coding sequence ATGAATCGCTTTCTCAGCAGTACCCGTTTCACTTTACTTCTGCTTACCCTCATTTTCTGCTTGCTGGGAACCAATGCCTACGCCCAGTTATGGACCCGCGAATACGATCTCGGCGCTATGGATTTCCCTACTTGCATTCGCTCACTACCGGATGGCGGTTTTATCGTTTCCGGGTTCAGCTACATTCAAATCTCTCTTGATTATGATTATTATGCATGGCTAGCTCGATTGAATTCGAATGGCGACACCCTTTGGACAAGACGCTATCAAGTCGGCGATTCAGCCGGTTACTTCAAATCGGTCGTTACGATGCCGGGCGGCGGTTATCTGGCGGCGGGCGGAACCGGGAATTACGACGGATTGGAGTGGATTGGCGAAAATCAAAATCGTAAGAATTGGTTTGTCCGGGTTAATGAGATTGGCGATACCCTTTGGACAAGAAAATACGGGACCAATTTCTGGAATCGGGTGAATGATTTAGTCGTTGCAGCCGATAGTTCGATATACGCCTGTGGCGGATCGGTAATAATGCAAATGGCGGATATCTACCACGTCGAACCGGCAGCGATGAGAATTTCAGCTTCTGGAGATTCGCTTTGGATGAACATATATCCCGAGCAAATAGGAAGCGAAGGTTTCCGCATCGACGACATTCCGGGCGGCGGATTTGTCATCGGCGGTAATCACACATTCGTGAATTACTTCAGCGGGTACATCGATAAGGATATGTTGATGATGATAATCGATACGGCGGGTACCGGAAGAGATATCGATTATTATTCGCGAGTACCGCCATTGACAATCGTTCCCTATGAAGATGGGTTCGGAGCATTGGCGGCGAGTGACACTACTCTATTCTGTTACGGTTATACCGCATTTAGTTGGCAGAATACTGGACACCCGTGGTTGATTCGTATGAATGCCACGATGACTCAACCTTTGATGGATACGACTTACGGCGGGACTGCGTTCGAGAGTTTTCGCGATATGATTGAAGTGGAGGATGGTTTTGTCTTTACCGGACAAACGGATTCGCTTCCGCAACAGGGTCATGTCTGGCTCTACAAGATCGACCGCAATGGCAATCCGATCTGGTACCGGGTCTTTGGACAATCGAGCCCGTTTCCCGGTTCACGGCTCACAAGAACGCAAAATAACGGCTTTGTAATCCTGACCGGAACGAATGCCAATCTTCAACTTATTTGCGTCGATTCGGTCGGTACTGTCGCCGTTCCGGAAACGCCTACGAACGAGCTCCCGAATCAAATTGCACTCTTATCATCTTATCCCAATCCGTTCAATGCAGCGATAACTGTCCGCGTAAATCTTGCTGCCAGTTCCAGTGTTTCCTTGGAACTGTACAATATCGCAGGACAATGTCTGCAAGCGATTCATCAAGGAAATCTCGCAACGGGTAGCCATTCGTTTCGCTTGGATGGGAAGTCATTACCCAGTGGAGTGTACTTCCTTGTCCTGCATACAAACAATCAGTGTGTTACCCAAAAAATCGCATTGATCCGGTAG